The nucleotide window gatttgattttgatttgattttgatttgattttaaaaatttttttatcaaaatgattgatttttgatttgattttcagtgatttttagaaaatgatttgatttgattttaaaatcatttttcaattgatttGCAGATCACTGGTAACGAGGACGTCCTTAGGAAATGTGATTGGTGGGAGTTACCGGAAGGGCTCATGTGCGCATCTTGTTTCAATCAGGTATGTACAACTTTGCCATTATTGTGAATTGCATTTCCAAttgtaatttattttaaaacattagGTACCCAATGTGTATCCCACGAGCACATCTGATAAACGggtgtgtaaagtctgttacAGGGGAAACTTTCCACAGACATCGCAGGCAATAAGTATTATTTATGAATGTAAAATATCACTTATTTATTTTGCGGAAATGCATTTATTTAGCAAGAAGTTAAATTATCCATGGTGAGGTATCCTCCGTTCACAACAAAAGGAGTGAGCCATGTTGCTTTTGTAGGACGTCAGTCCAGAGGACGTTTCCTTACCGAACAAAGTTTCGATGGTTTGAAATCATTTGCTCGTCAATggaggtaaaatttttttatttgtaattgtaGTCGAGTTTAacatacattttcttttagtgATTTCCCGTTTAGAAAAACGAAGATACAAAACTGGGTGGGATGTTTCGGTGCCAATGGTTCTGCTTTGGCCACTCACAGTGCAATGCACGAAAAATTGGACAAGAACCCAAACGGAACCACATTCTTACCGATGTCCGAATTGGTGTTTCGACTTAGTGCCTTCCACCGACCAGGATGTGACCACGTCACAATTGTGTTCCACAATTTCACTTCATTTACAGTGAAGTCCCAAAATttggtaagttttttttagatttttatgTAAATTAGTAAACGCCACTATTGATCACTTATTCCATTCAGACGGCAATTCTTTCTGATTTCGAAAAGGCAAATGTCATGTTAAAAGATGTCTCATTCGTGTCCTATGGGAATGTGGCAAACGGTCCTAAGGGCACTATTTTTGCCCTATTTGTGGTTGTTGGTGACGAGATGTCACGAATTGTACAGGAATGCCAATTAACCGATTGGATTAATTCGATTAAATCGGGTAAGTAATTGTTATTTATTGAGTGTTCCTAATTAATATGTGTCTTTAAAGCATGTAGCGCTCGAATGTTTCCCCTGTGCTCGGGTCGGAACAAAGCCGCAATCGAGTATGAAGATAAAGTATttatgaagaaataaaaaaatcattaagtatttcatttgaaacaattgCATTTTCCggttatatttttgttttcgcgaagcaaaaattaaataagtaATTTGCAACCAGCaagaattaaacaaaaacaaataaagacgAAACAACCAATATTGCAACTTGCGAGATTCAAACGTCTGATACGCGTAGTCTACCTGGCCGAAGCAAAATCGACATCATCTTCGTAATGTTTGACAACATCAACCTCCCCCACTAACCCTGCTTTATACCAAGACCGTAAGCATACAAGGGCTTCGACGGTCTCGGGATGAAGACTCATTCTCGCAATTCCAAAGACTTGTACAGaacttaaaaatataaattgcTACTTGCTAGTCTAGGAATAGGAAACTAATGAGGCATTGACATTGACGGCTTTGAAGCAGTGACGCTGACACGCCGTGATAGGCTGCCAGGTCCAGGCCGCCACACGCATGTAGATGTAGCGATATATATATGACAGGAGGACAGTGAACTTGAACTAGCTTGAATGCTTGACTTGACCTGACACCTGACGTGAGTCCTGACTCCTGAGTCCTGAGCTGACCTGTTATTTGTCCTCTGTCAAGCCAGGTCCTTCAATGCCATCTGGTGTCAGAATTtctcgaaaaaaaattcatgtttcGACCTATTTTTTGAATTGGCGCCATGATGTCCAcgattttccaagatggcggcgGGTTGACCCATTTACCCGTTTGAACTAGCCATTACCTACCCATTTGAGAAATAGTCAAACGGTTTGAGTTGGGTTGGGTAATTTGTTGCGACGAACCGTTTCTAACGCGGTTTGAGGCAAACCGGGGCTTAGCCCTATGatcgacatcttttttcgcatttgattttatcGTGTAACGCAGCATTCGACGGCTGATTCTTTCTGCTATGActgtattttgttattgtgcaaaATACGAATGAATTTAAAAGTTTCGCTGAAAATGTAAGTGTTTCGTTTCACGTTATTCatcgttttgtttcttgtgTTAGTGTAAAACTATGTCGTGTTCCGACTATGCAAATTGACTCGTAAGGGATGTGAAAACTCGTTACTTAGATtagttaaaattgttaaatagtGAGTGTCCCTATTCAATTCCCCATTCTATGTGGAAATACGGATTACATTGTTGCCCAATTGTTCCTAAAATTTCTCCCCCAGACATATTCATCTATTTGGTCGAAAccaaaagttatcaaaaccTGTTCGGGAGCTCAAGTGGggcaaaataaaagaagtgTTGTCAGACAAAGGTAACAGGATTTGTATTAATACGCTCTATACAGCTTCCACGTTTCACGTGTAAGGTGATGGGAAAAGGGCTGACTCTTAATCACTCAAAATGGCGCTCGAGCTCTACACGAGGCAATTTTGTACTGCCTTTCTCTCTTGAAACAGATAGTAATACTGCCCAACCTTTTTTCCCTCACGGAACCATTTGGCGGTTCGCAGGTGTAAAGGTTGGGGAAACAAAGGGACAAACggtagaaacaaaagaaatcggCATCGCGTAGTGACGCTATGCTGGCGCCACACCATACTCCCCCGCATACAGCGACTTCTGAAAAGGTTCGGCGGATGCCGCTTCCAGCAGAGCGAAGTTTCCAATCCCTCGACGAAATGTACCCCGCTCCAACTTCACATCGATTGCACGAACAAGTCCATCCGAGCCTGGGAATACATTAACGACGCGGCCGAGATTCCATCGACTCCGTGTTAATgatttgtcgaattccaataCTAAATCTCCGACGGCAAAGTTAGTCGTCGGGCGTTTCCATTTCGAACGTCCAGCCAGCGACTGGAGATACACCTTCCTCTAATGATCCCAGAAAATGTTCAGTACTCGCTGTAGA belongs to Daphnia magna isolate NIES linkage group LG1, ASM2063170v1.1, whole genome shotgun sequence and includes:
- the LOC116917223 gene encoding uncharacterized protein LOC116917223, which gives rise to MVRYPPFTTKGVSHVAFVGRQSRGRFLTEQSFDGLKSFARQWSDFPFRKTKIQNWVGCFGANGSALATHSAMHEKLDKNPNGTTFLPMSELVFRLSAFHRPGCDHVTIVFHNFTSFTVKSQNLTAILSDFEKANVMLKDVSFVSYGNVANGPKGTIFALFVVVGDEMSRIVQECQLTDWINSIKSGK